The region GGGAGCCGGTTGGTAGACCGTGGCCGACGCCGTTGATTCAGGTGACGGCGTCGTCGGAGGACCAGACTGCGAATGTTTACGCAGCACTGCAGCCGATGATTGAGGAGGGCCCGCTGGCTGAGGTCATTCCGGACACAGGTGATACTCGTATCAACCTGCCGGGTGGTGGCCGTATCGATCCGGTGACGTCGAAGGCTCGGTCTAGGCTCGGTCAGCGCGTGACGTTCGTCGTTCAGGATGAGACGCAGATGTGGACGCAGTCTAATGGTGGTTTGCTGCTGGCGACGACGCAGCGTCGTGGTTTGGCTGGTATGGGTGGCCGGTCGGTTGAGACGACGAATGCGTGGGACCCGGCGGAGAACTCGGTGGCGCAGCAGACGTTTGAGTCGAAGGCGCCGGATATTTACCGTGATTTTCGTCAGGCTCCGGCGTCGCTGTCGTATCGGAATAAGCGGGAGCGAGCCAGGATTCACCGGCACGTGTACGGCAATTCGTGGTGGGTCGATATGGAGAATATCGAGTCTGAGGCTGCGGAGCTGTTAGAGACGGATCCGGCGGAGGCGGAGCGTTTCTTCGGTAACCGAATTGTTTATGGCCGTGGTGCGTGGATTCCTGCGGACACGTGGGAGTCTGGGGACCGGGGTGAGCAGCCTGCTGATGGCGCGCCGATCTGCTTGGGGTTTGATGGTTCGGAGAATAACGACTGGACGGCTATCACAGCTATCTCGATGGATGGGACGGTGTTTATTCCGACGTTTGGGCCGGATGAGCAGCCGACGTACTGGAATCCGGCGGAGCATGGCGGGCGTATTCCTCGTGATGAGGTTGATGCGGCGGTTGATGAGCTGTTTGAGCGGTATGACGTGGTGCGTATGTATTGCGACCCGCAGGATTGGCGTTCCGAGATTGGGGATTGGTCGGTTCGTCATGGTGATGAGCGTGTGTTCGAGTGGGCGACGAATCGTATTTCGCAGATGTTTGAGGCGTTGAAGACGTTTGAGACGAATCTTGCAACGGGGCGGGCTGGTCACGATGGTGGCAAGGCGTTGGGTATTGCGGTTGCGAATGCTAGGAAGGTGGCCCGGCCGGGGCAGAAGTACATTCTCGGTAAGGCTACGGAGGCTCAGAAGATTGATATTGCGATGGCGATGGTGCTGGCGCATGAGGCGTGGGTGAATTCGATGGCGTCCGGGTGGGTGCCGCGTGTTCAGAGCCGGGTGTTGGTGTTTGGTCGTAGGAGGCGATGATGACGGTAGCGGTTAACGATGGTGGGTTGTCTCCGGATGAGCAGAAGCTTCTTGAGTCGTTGCATCGGAAGTGTATGCAGCAGCGTGGCCGGGATTATGCGAATGAGCAGTTGTATGCCGGTTTGCAGAAGGTCGCCCAGTTGGGTATCGCGATTCCTCCGGAGGTGGAGCCATTTGCGTTTCCGATGAATTGGCCGCGCATGTATGTGGAGGTGTTGGAGCAGCGTATGGATGTGCGTCTGCTTCTGCGCTCGGGCTCTGTTGAGGAAGATGCGGAGTTGCGAACTGACTGGGAGGCTAACAGCCTTGAGTTGGAGCAGCATTTAGCGCATACGGATTTGCTTGTGTATGGGCGGTGTGTGGCGTCGGTGTCGTGGCCTGATCGTGACTCGGGGGCAGACTCGGCCGGTGATTCGGGTGGAGTCGCCGCGGGATATTGCTGTGAGCGTGGACCCGTATACGCGGGATACGCGCGGGGCTCTGCGGGTTTATACGGACGAGTCGGGTATTGAGCAGCGTATGACGTTGTACTTGCCGAATGAGACCGTCCATTTAGCGCGGGAGGCTGGCAAGGACCGTGTTGTGTCGCGTGACCGGCATAATCTTGGCCGGGTTCCGGTGGTGTGCCAGTGGAATCGGCGTATGTCGGGAAGGTTTTCCGGTACTAGCCAGATGGAGGACATTAAGCACTGGGTTGGTTTGATGGCCCGGGTGGTGCTGAATCTGCAGTTGGCGATGGAAACGATTGCGACGCCGCAGAAGGTCGCGATTGGTGTGTCCCAGAAGGACTTTGTTGACCCGGATACTGGTGAGGATTTGGACCCGTGGGAGACGTACATGGGGGCGATCTGGGCTATTTCTCGGACGACGAAGGAGGGCGTAGACGTTAAGCAGCTTCCTGCGGGTGATCTGGGTGGGTTTATTTCCACTGTGGAGATGATTACGAAGCAGGTGGCGGGTCAAACTGGTCTGCCGCTTCGTATGCTTGGTCATTCGACGGTGAATCCGGCGTCTGAGGGCGGTATTAAGGCAGATGAGGCGCGTCTGGTGAAGACTGTGGAGCGGTTGAATACGACGGCTGGGGTGTTTTGGTCGTGGGTTTTGGGGATTGCGGAGCGCGTTCGTACTGGTGTGTGGCCGGAAGGTGCGCCGATTCAGATTGAGTGGCGTAATCCGGCGACTCCGACGTTGGCGGAGATGTCGGATGCGATGCAGAAGCAAACTGGCGGAAAACCTGTTTTGTCTGTTCGTGGTGCCATGAATCAGATGGGATATTCGCAGGCTCGAATTGATAAAGAGCTGCAGTGGCTTGGTGAAGAGGACGCCGCGATGGCTGGCTTAGACGTTCGTTTGGGTCGTGGTCTCGCCGAGGAGGTCTAGTTGGGTATCACATGGTCGCATCGCTCTCTGCCTCCAGGGGTTAGGGAGGAGGCGCAGGCGCGTTCTGCTGTGATTCGAGAGACCTTGCGGTATATGCGTGGCACGGCGATGCCTCGGAACACCCCTATGGATGTAGACGCTTGGCTAGCGACTAAAGCTAATTTGATCGCTCCGGCGATGGCCAAGGCACAAGCACAGAATCTTTCTCTTGTAGACAAGACGATGGGTATGTCGCTGACTGCCACGGGCTACCATGATTCGCCCATAGGCTTGATTGTTCCGGAAGCGTTCACGGGGTATATGCCGGATGGGCGTGAGCTTGGGTTCATCAAGCATGCCGTAGCGAATAGAGTCCGCGAGCGGATGGCCTTGGGGGCGTCTCAGGCAGAAGCGTGGAAAGCCGGCAGTAAGCTGCTTGCGACGATTGTTCAGACGGGGCTGATTGATACTCAGCGGATGGCGAAGGCCGTAGCTGGGCTGGCCAGGCCGAGAACATTGTATGTCCGTATGGCGAATGTGCCGTGTTGTCCGCGTTGCGCGATACTTGCGGGAAAGAAAGGGTACTGGTCGAAGCCGTTTTTGCGTCATCCAGGGTGTGATTGCACGCAGATTCCATTAGCGGAGGGGAAGGACGTCGAGTTATCTGGCCCGCATTTCGATGTGGATGCTTATTTTAAGTCTCTTAGTGAGGCAGAGCAGGATAAGTACTTCACCAAGGCGGGCGCTGAAGCTTTACGTAATGGCGCTGATTATGTCGAAGTTGTGAATTCGATGCAGGGGCTGACCGGTGTCGGTGATGATGTGAAGCCGTTTACGCGGTACGGGGCACCGCGAAGTGGGTGGAGGCGGCTGTCAGTTCCGGAGATTATGCGGCGTGCCGATGGCGATGTGGACCGTATGCGGGAGTTGCTTCTTCAGTACCGGTACATTCGTCCGGAGCGGCGTTACGGCCCGGTTAGTCGTGTTGATTTTTCGAAAGGCTGGCCGCACGACAGTGACAACTTAGGTGAGCTAGCGCAGGAGCTTCCAAAGAATGACCCTAGACCAGTGCCGTCGAGTAAAGATTGGGCCCATATTCTAGATGGGGAGCCTATTGTCCCAGGGAAAAAGATTCAGGGAGGTCATCGGCATGGCACTGGGCGGGAAAGAAAGACTGAGTTTCCGCGCTGGTGGTCGGATGATGACATCAAAAAGGCTGTCTTGTTGACTATCGAGGCTCCGCATGCGTCGAAAGTATTCGGTACGACAAGAGTCCTATATCGTGTAGTAGATGAGGTGTTGGTCCAGGTGTCGTACTATCCAGACCCTGACAGCAGCGGAAGCATGATTCTTGGGGCTTCATACCCGAAAAACGGAAGCGGAGTAGTGAAGAACATCGGCGGGAGGGCAGTGGAACAGCCCTTGGATGTATCATTAGTTCCAAGAGAGTAGGAGGTGCGGGGAATGATTGAAATTGTTAATCGGCAGCTTGTCGATGCCGACGCGTTGGCAATCATGGATTCTGTATGGAATCAGTTACCGAATGATTTGCGTGCATACGCGGCATCGAGCTGCGACGATGACGAGGACGTTAGTGCTGTGATCGCTATCCTGGACTATGCACTTGCTACTGGGCTTTCCGTTTCTAAGGCGGCTCTCAATAAGGCGCGAAGTTTGGCGGAAAAGCTTTCTCGCGATGTCGATGCTCGTCGAATCCTTGAACTTGTTGCTGGGCTTAATGAGGCTGGTACGAAAGCAGCCTAGGAAGCACTATAACCTTTCAACCCATCCCTTCTTGGGGTGGGTTTTTTCATGCACTTTTTCTTATCCGAGATGGAGGAAAACCAATGTTTAAGAATCGTCCAATGTGGATTCGCGCGATTGAAGGCGCGGATGAGAATAGTGCCGCTGGTGCACCTGTCGAGGCTTCGGCTAGTGAAGATACTGGCGCGGAGCGCTCTACAGGTCAGGGCGGCCAGGGCGACACCCAGCCTGTCGAGGATGCTGAAAATCCCGACGGGCTGGGTTCCAAGAGGGCTGTGCTCGCTGACCTCGCGAAGGAGCGGGATAAGCGTCAGGAGCTTGAGGCTCGGCTTGCGGAATTCGAGCAGGCGGAGGAAGAGCGCAAGCGGTCCGAAATGACCGAAATTGAGCGACTGCAGGCGGACCTTGAGGCCGCGCGTAAGGCCGAGGAAGACGCTCGTGCGGAGATTGCCAAGCGTGATCTCGACGCTGAGCGGGCGCGGATTGCAGCAGAGTTTAAGATCCCAGCCGCGATGGCTGGACGCATCGCCGGTGCGACGCCGGAAGAGATGCGCGAGGACGCCAAGGCTTTAGCTGAGGCGATTGGCCCTTACACGGGGCCTGCGGATAAGTCGGCGGGCCGTGGCGGTGGCCAGGTGACGCCGACAACGTTAGAGGCCGCCATCGCGGCTAAGTACCGAAACTAAGGAGGATGCCGAATATGGCACCGATTACTCTTGAGCAGGCGAAGCTCAACACCATGGAAGACTATGATCCGGCGATTATTGATGAGTTCCGTAAGAACTCGACGCTGCTGGACATGCTCACTTTTGACCGCGCGGTTTCCCCTGCAGGCGGAGGCGCGACCCTTGACTACGGTTACCGTCGCGTCAAGACTGAGCGCGGCGCGGCGTTCCGAGCCCTGAACTCTGAGTACAAGACTGAGGCCGCAACCACCGAGAAGCACTCAGTGACTCTGGCTCCGCTGGGTGGCGCGTTCGAGATTGACCGTGTTATCGCGAAGCTTGGCCCGGCCGCATCTGGTGAGATTGTGTTCCAGATGCAGCAGCTGATTAAGGCGACCAATGCGCGTTTCCTTGATGAGGTTATCAACGGTGATACTGCCTCGGAGGAAATTGAAGAGCCTGTCGCTGACGCGAAGGCCGGGTTTGACGGCCTGTCTAAGGCACTGCTTGGCTCCGACACTGAGGTAAAGGAGTCCGGTTATGATTGGTCGGAGTTCGCTTCTGCTGAAGAAAGCCTGACCGTTCTTGATCACCTGGACGAGTTCACCAGTGTTCTCGATGGTCCTCCGACTGTGCTGATTGCGAACCGGCGTGTTCTGGCGAAGATTCGTGCAGCCGCGCGACGCGCCAATCTGTACACCAAGTCCCCGGTTGACGGTCTACAGATTAACGGGGTGCCGTTGGAGCGCGAGACTATCGGCAACCTGGTGCTTATTGATGCTGGCACTAAGGCGGGCACTAATAAGCCGATTATTCCGGTGACGAAGGGCGCGACTGATATCTACGCGGTGCGTCTGGGGCTGGATGGTTTCCACGGTGTGACGACCACGGAGGGCAGCATGCTGCAGACGTGGCTGCCGGACTTCACTACCGCGGGGGCTGTGAAGAAGGGTGAGGTTGAGCTTGGCCCGGTGGGTGTTGCTCTGAAGCGGACTAAGGCTGCTGCGGTTCTGCGTGGCGTCAAGATTTCTGCTGAGGAGGTGTAGTCCGTGCGTGTATTCGCACCGAATAAGTATTACTGCGGCCGTGTTGGCGCTGACGTCTTCGTTAACGGCGTCTGTGAGAATGCGTCGGAGGCGCAGCGTTGGTACTACGTCGGCCGCGGGTACCGCATCGAAGATGAGGAACCCGTCGTGGAGCTTGCCGGCCCGCCGTCGAAGCGGGCCGCTGTCGGCAAGTGGCGGGAGTTTCTCGGTTCCCAGGGCCTCGTGTACCCGGAAGGTGCGGCGCGGGCTGACTTGATTCGGCTGTGGGAGGAAGCCAATGGCGAAGTTTCTCACGAGCCTGCGGGCGGTATGGCCTGACGCTGATTCCGCGGAGCAGGTGCGTCTCGAGCGGTTGGTGGATCGTGCTGAAGCGCTGATTGTGCAACGGTTTCCGACTACCCTGAGGCGCGTCGAGGACGGGTCCCTGTCCGTTACTGTCGTCGCTGGTGTAGTG is a window of Corynebacterium lactis RW2-5 DNA encoding:
- a CDS encoding phage portal protein — protein: MGGVWRRCRGLIVTRGQTRPVIRVESPRDIAVSVDPYTRDTRGALRVYTDESGIEQRMTLYLPNETVHLAREAGKDRVVSRDRHNLGRVPVVCQWNRRMSGRFSGTSQMEDIKHWVGLMARVVLNLQLAMETIATPQKVAIGVSQKDFVDPDTGEDLDPWETYMGAIWAISRTTKEGVDVKQLPAGDLGGFISTVEMITKQVAGQTGLPLRMLGHSTVNPASEGGIKADEARLVKTVERLNTTAGVFWSWVLGIAERVRTGVWPEGAPIQIEWRNPATPTLAEMSDAMQKQTGGKPVLSVRGAMNQMGYSQARIDKELQWLGEEDAAMAGLDVRLGRGLAEEV
- a CDS encoding EndoU domain-containing protein; this encodes MDVDAWLATKANLIAPAMAKAQAQNLSLVDKTMGMSLTATGYHDSPIGLIVPEAFTGYMPDGRELGFIKHAVANRVRERMALGASQAEAWKAGSKLLATIVQTGLIDTQRMAKAVAGLARPRTLYVRMANVPCCPRCAILAGKKGYWSKPFLRHPGCDCTQIPLAEGKDVELSGPHFDVDAYFKSLSEAEQDKYFTKAGAEALRNGADYVEVVNSMQGLTGVGDDVKPFTRYGAPRSGWRRLSVPEIMRRADGDVDRMRELLLQYRYIRPERRYGPVSRVDFSKGWPHDSDNLGELAQELPKNDPRPVPSSKDWAHILDGEPIVPGKKIQGGHRHGTGRERKTEFPRWWSDDDIKKAVLLTIEAPHASKVFGTTRVLYRVVDEVLVQVSYYPDPDSSGSMILGASYPKNGSGVVKNIGGRAVEQPLDVSLVPRE
- a CDS encoding capsid assembly scaffolding protein Gp46 family protein gives rise to the protein MFKNRPMWIRAIEGADENSAAGAPVEASASEDTGAERSTGQGGQGDTQPVEDAENPDGLGSKRAVLADLAKERDKRQELEARLAEFEQAEEERKRSEMTEIERLQADLEAARKAEEDARAEIAKRDLDAERARIAAEFKIPAAMAGRIAGATPEEMREDAKALAEAIGPYTGPADKSAGRGGGQVTPTTLEAAIAAKYRN
- a CDS encoding major capsid protein, with translation MAPITLEQAKLNTMEDYDPAIIDEFRKNSTLLDMLTFDRAVSPAGGGATLDYGYRRVKTERGAAFRALNSEYKTEAATTEKHSVTLAPLGGAFEIDRVIAKLGPAASGEIVFQMQQLIKATNARFLDEVINGDTASEEIEEPVADAKAGFDGLSKALLGSDTEVKESGYDWSEFASAEESLTVLDHLDEFTSVLDGPPTVLIANRRVLAKIRAAARRANLYTKSPVDGLQINGVPLERETIGNLVLIDAGTKAGTNKPIIPVTKGATDIYAVRLGLDGFHGVTTTEGSMLQTWLPDFTTAGAVKKGEVELGPVGVALKRTKAAAVLRGVKISAEEV